In the Breoghania sp. genome, GCCATTGGCGGGCTGGACGTGCAGCTTGTCTATTTCCGCGGGATGGGGGAGTGCCGGGCGAGCAAATGGGCAAGTGATGCGAACCGGCTTGGCGGCCTGATGAGCCGGATTTCCTGCCGTGGCGGACACACGCAGATCCGCAAGGTGCTGAACCACACGCTCACGGAAACGCGCCAGCGCAAGGTACAGGCTCTCGTCTATGTGGGGGACTGCATGGAGGAAAACGCCGACGATCTGTGCGCTCTGGCGGGCGAGTTGGGTATGCTCGGCGTTCCCGTCTTCGTTTTTCAGGAGGGGGCCGAGCCCACCGCAGAAGCAACTTTCAGGGAAATCGCCCGTCTCACGAACGGGGCATTCTGCCGGTTTTCTTCTGGATCCGCGCAGGAGTTGCGCGACCTCCTGTCGGCTGTGGCGACCTATGCTGCGGGCGGGCGCGAGGCGCTGGAGGATTTGAGCAGGCGGGGCGGCGCGGGCGCGCGGTTGCTGATCGGCCAGATGCGCTGAGCGGACGCCACGAGCTTAAGGACAGGTGGAAGAAAGTCCCTTCGGGGCCCGCGGCGGTGTGCGGCGGACAAGGACGGAAACACGCATGGTTTTCTTCATCATTGGCGCGGTGCTCCTGGTGCTGGGTCTCTTTTTCGCCAACAGTTTCCTGCGGGCGGACCCGGCCCGGTTGGCCTATTGGGTGAAGATGGCAGGGGGCGTGCTGCTGCTTGTCGTGGCTGGCGGGCTGTTTTTTGCCGGGCGCTTCGGCTTTGCGCTTCCGCTGCTGCTGTTCGCTTTCTCGATCTTCGGGTCAGCGCGTGGCATCCCCGGTTTCGGCCGCACCGCTTCGAAGCCCTCGGGTGGGCAACGTTCCACGGTGCGTTCGGCGATGCTGGAAATGGAACTGGATCACGACACCGGAGACTTGCAGGGCCTCGTGATCGCCGGCGAGTATGAAGGGCGCCGTCTGGACGAACTCGACCGGGACGAGACCCTCGCTCTTTGGAGGCTCACGGAAAGTGATCCGGAAAGCCGCGCGTTACTCGAAGCTTATCTCGACCGCAGGCATGCCGGATGGCGTGTAGACTTCGAGGCGGATGGAGCACCGGGGCATGACAGCCCTGCGGGATCTGGCCCCATGAGCCAGGAGGAGGCCTATCAGGTGCTTGGGCTTGCGCCCGGCGCCAGCGAGGCGGAAGTCCGAGCGGCCCACAGACGGCTCATGCTTCGAATGCACCCCGACCAGGGCGGATCTACGTTCCTTGCGGCCAAGATCAACGAGGCCAAGGACAGGCTTCTCAGAAATCATGGTTCCTCCCATACGCGAAACTAGCTGGAGGCTGGAAAGTCTGGGGCGAGGGCATGACAGTTTCGCTCCTGGCTTTCCGAAGTCACGACCGGTGGAGGATACGCTTCCGCCGGTCGCAGGCGATATTACTGGGTGGCGTAACAGCCGATCTTTGCTTTTTTCAGGGCCTTGCAAGCTGCGACGGCGGCGTCCTGATCAGGAAAGCCGGCGAAGCGGGCGCGGTATAGAGTTTCTCCCTTGCTCTCGACGGCTTCGGTGAAGGGCTGACGGTTGCGCAGCGTCGTTCCGGCCTTGGCCTGAACCTTCTCAAGCATGGCGAGCGCACCTTCCTTCGTCGGTGCGGCCGCGATCTGGACGTGCCAGCCTTCCGGGCGCTTGGGCTGTGCGATCTTGGCGACAGGCTTTGCCAGAGCGAGCGAGGCCGTATGGATCTCGCTGTCGGGCTGGGCGGCGTAACCAAGCGGGGCCGGAGCCGGGGCGGCGACAGATGCTGTCACGACCGGCGTCCTGCGTTGGGCGATCGGCGCCGGGGGCAGGGACGCAGGTGTTGCCGGCTTGGCGTCTGTGCCCAGCTCGGAGGCCTTTGCGAGGGCATGGGCCCGGGCAATCACGGTATTGATGGCCTTGGGAGCGGGCAGGACACTCGCCGTTTCGATGGTGGATTCCGGATCGGCATCACCTTCCGCGATGGCGGGGGGGACGAGATCATCCACGGTTTCAGGCGCCATGTCGGGGATTTCGTCTTCGGACAGGACCGGGGGCAGCGGCACATTGGCGACCACGATGGGCGCCTGGGGCGCGCTCTCGGCGAAGAAGGGCTTCTTGTTGGGAAGCGGGGCCTTGCGGGCGATGACGATGGAATCGCGTTTGGGGCCGCGGCTCGCCTTAGGCAGGTACTGGGCGATAAGCGTGCGCATCTGCGCATCGCGGGATGCGCCGGTGCGCCCGCCGAAGACAACGGCCACGATGTGGCGTCCGTCCTTGCGGACCGAGGTCACGAGATTGAAGCCGGAGGCGCGGATGTAGCCGGTCTTGATGCCGTCGACGCCGTTCACCCGGCCCAGCAACCGGTTGTGGTTGCCATAGCGGCGGCCGTTATAGGTGAAGACGCGCGTGGAGAAGTGCTTGTAGTAGGTCGGGAACCGCTCCTGGATGGCGCGGCCGAGGCGCGCCATATCGGCAGCGGTGGTCCACTGCTGAGAGTTCGGCAGGCCGGAGGCATTGCGAAACTGGGTGCGGCGCATGCCAAGCCGACGGGCCGTCTTGGTCATACGGCGCGCGAAGGCGGGCTCAGAGCCGGCGATGTTCTCCGCAACGGTCGCGGCCACGTCATTGGCGGACTTGGTGACAAGCGCGCCGATCGCGTCCTTGACGGAAATCGTCTGGCCGGGGCGCAGCCCGACCTTGGAGGGCGGCATTCCGGCGGAATGACGAGACGCCTTCAGGCGCGTGCTCATCGACATGCGCCCCGCCTCCAGCTCCTCGAACAGCACATAGAGCGTCATGATCTTGGTGAGGGAGGCCGGGTAACGGCGCGAATTGGCGTGATTGGCGT is a window encoding:
- a CDS encoding VWA domain-containing protein, which codes for MAQEKTPTQRPHSTAPDKAVGRTVEPTSPSSRGEIDAFLQKTRDLAAAKPAQTGRGRLVFALDATMSRQPTWDTACAIQGDMFATTAAIGGLDVQLVYFRGMGECRASKWASDANRLGGLMSRISCRGGHTQIRKVLNHTLTETRQRKVQALVYVGDCMEENADDLCALAGELGMLGVPVFVFQEGAEPTAEATFREIARLTNGAFCRFSSGSAQELRDLLSAVATYAAGGREALEDLSRRGGAGARLLIGQMR
- a CDS encoding D-alanyl-D-alanine carboxypeptidase, coding for MLSTLIRACAIVCIATVAAVSMAPQASANSKYSGIVVDAKTGKVLYANHANSRRYPASLTKIMTLYVLFEELEAGRMSMSTRLKASRHSAGMPPSKVGLRPGQTISVKDAIGALVTKSANDVAATVAENIAGSEPAFARRMTKTARRLGMRRTQFRNASGLPNSQQWTTAADMARLGRAIQERFPTYYKHFSTRVFTYNGRRYGNHNRLLGRVNGVDGIKTGYIRASGFNLVTSVRKDGRHIVAVVFGGRTGASRDAQMRTLIAQYLPKASRGPKRDSIVIARKAPLPNKKPFFAESAPQAPIVVANVPLPPVLSEDEIPDMAPETVDDLVPPAIAEGDADPESTIETASVLPAPKAINTVIARAHALAKASELGTDAKPATPASLPPAPIAQRRTPVVTASVAAPAPAPLGYAAQPDSEIHTASLALAKPVAKIAQPKRPEGWHVQIAAAPTKEGALAMLEKVQAKAGTTLRNRQPFTEAVESKGETLYRARFAGFPDQDAAVAACKALKKAKIGCYATQ
- a CDS encoding DnaJ domain-containing protein, which translates into the protein MVFFIIGAVLLVLGLFFANSFLRADPARLAYWVKMAGGVLLLVVAGGLFFAGRFGFALPLLLFAFSIFGSARGIPGFGRTASKPSGGQRSTVRSAMLEMELDHDTGDLQGLVIAGEYEGRRLDELDRDETLALWRLTESDPESRALLEAYLDRRHAGWRVDFEADGAPGHDSPAGSGPMSQEEAYQVLGLAPGASEAEVRAAHRRLMLRMHPDQGGSTFLAAKINEAKDRLLRNHGSSHTRN